TCCATCTCAGCTGTTCCCATGGGGGAGGGTTTTAATCTGAGAGCAACAGTACAACCGAAATACTATTTTTTACTATACACACATGCAGACAAATCCTGCTAAGGATTAACAGGATTTGCCCGAGCAAAGTGTCATGCAAGGTATGCCTTGAAAACATGCCCACCAGGGTTGATTGTTACCCAAAGGTCAGGCTTAGAAAAGACCAAAGTAGCTCTGTACATCTACCTGTCCAAATCACATTGAGTTGTCGTGGCTTGGATACTGAAACCTAAACCCATGACTCTTGGTACTTATAAAGTAACAGTAGCTGTGCAGAGCTCTAGCTGCAGCTGTAACTGGGGCTAGTGACATGTTTAAGATTTTATCTTGATACCCTGCAGAGCTTTAAATGGGAGGTTTATACACTTGGAGGGAAGGCATTCACGGTTTTCTAATGCAACACTGGGAATGCAGGAAGACTAGCAGAGTTTCATATAAGAGTGGCCTACAATTTACAGGGCCCAAAGCTATTGATGCTCAGAATGCAATGGTGTAGAGGTAAAAAAAGAAGTGAGTAAACTAATCGAAGCTAAACTCCCCATTCCCTAAATGAAAAGTGAGTACACTCCATTTACGTGTATTAACCCTCATCCTCATCTATATGACTGGCAGAATGTGATGAAAGTTACCTCTCCCTCTGGTCCTGCTGCTGAACAGGGAAACTGGGCTGTCGAGATGAATTGCTGGGTCACCACAGGATCCCATGTGGTTGTTTGTATTTGCTTCTGCCTAGGGCCAAGCCTGGCAGCCTAACTACAGCAAAAGGAAAATTACCAAAGTGCGGAGAAATGGAAGGAAAAATCCCCAAAAATGCATAGAGGTCTCAGAAATGGGGTAAATCATTGATTTTCCAACGCTTTTGTGTGGATTACTTAATAAGAGAGAAATCTTGTGGATCCATCTCCCCCTCTCCTACCTAGTTCACCAACTAATTAGTGATAGCAACCTCTAATAATGTAAAATATCTCTTCCCAACATAATAACATTGTGATTTTAATGTCCTACGGGCTCTCCAGGACAAGAGGCATGCTCTTATTAGAAAACTGAGGCTCTCTCCTTTCGACAGTAAAAGTTCCCCCATTTCTGTCTCTCTACGATCTCAAGATTTCACATGTTAAACCTGTTGCTGGTCCAGCACTTTACTGTCTGTCTGGGAATCAGGACAATGTAAttctggggaggaaaaaaaaaaccacattgctctggaggagggaaaggaggaacaTTTTTGTGGCATGTTTCACTATAGAACCTGGCAATATGTAGCTGCCTTAAGGCTTTGGAATGTGAGAATACAGTATTATATATCCACTGAAATGTCTAATGGTTGAATGATTAACCCTTAGGCCCTTGTAAAATACCTGAGGTTTGATCAGTTTCCTAAATTCAGTGCAGTCAGTTTTTTTTGGTTAATAACAAGCTGGTAGGGGGTGCTGTACTGAAGAAGACAGAGTTTCTACTTGCTGAGAGGCAGGCTGGGTCAGGTCTCTTGCCTACAGTGAGCCCTTGGTGGCTCCACTTCCCCCTGGAAAGTAACCCCTGTTCTGGTCTGCACTCCCAATGTGCCCTGCCTCCCTCTGCTGCCACTTCCTGTCCCTTCTCAGAGGCTGGCAGCCATCACAGGAGGTAGCTGTGCACATCAGGAGGCCATCCAGGTGTGGAGAGGAGCTGGCAGATCCCAGAATAAGTCTATGCAGAGAAGGAGGCTGGCAGCGAAAACAAGTCAGCCTGCTGGGAGAAGGCCACTGCTGGTTCTCATCAGGGAGAGGGTGGCCAGGGGTGTGGAAGGGCCCTTGTTAGGCTTGGTGAGGAGAGGAAATGGAAGGTGGAGGGAATGGAAAGGAGAGGGTTAAAAGAAATTTACCCGCAGCTGGGCCTGCAATATGAACTTCCCCAGAATTTGAGGGTGTTGGGATCCAGGGTATGGTGCAGGCAGATGCCTAGTACTGACATTTGAAGGGTGAAgttttttgaattttttcttctgtttggggAATGAAATGAGAAGCTGAGGCAGCCTTGTATGGCTAATGAGCTCTGAGGAGAGTGATGAATCAGAGCATACTGTACTGTTGATGAAAATGTGAGGGCTATGAGTCAGTACCTGTGCCTCAGCATGCCGAGGCTCTGATCAGTGGAACCCATTATATTTCAGTATCCTAGAGCATGAAGTGGTGGGCAGTGATACTGGGTACTTCAGCGGTGGGTAATATTCAGTGGGCAGATTCCTAAAACATCTGGCATCTGTCTGTGTCACCATGCATGCTATTATGGCTCTGATATGTATATTATGAAATTCAAAGCAGTGTCTATAAAGCTGGGGCTgggcaatttattttatttattttaaacctagaAAAAACATTGCATCTTAAATCAGTCCAAGCTGTAAATAATGGGCTACCTCACCCTGGTAtatatctgtagtaactcagtggaattactctggatatACATTGATGTAAACGGAGAGCTGAACTGGgctcaataaatatttcattctcCCAAAATGACTAAAGAAATTGATAGATAGTTCAGAGtcacaaaatataaaatatttcatgaaaagGATGATTCTTTTAATGGTTTATTGCAGTGTCTTTTTATATTATCATTTGTGCTGTGGCAAACTGGAACACATAGATAATATGCAGTGCTGAAGCAGAAATTAACTAACAATTTATAATaggctgtttttaaaattcatctATAAAACTGCCAGCACTTTCTTCTCATGAGGTTTGACATAAAGCCtttttgaaaacatttattcCAGCTAACAGACATTGGAATATACCATGCTGATTTCAAactgtacataaaaaaaaaaaaggtgtcctTTAGGAGATGAAATTTGCTTAGAATGTCAGAGTAGAATGTATAATAAAACAGAGTGTAGGATGCAAAACTATTAGCATTTGTGGAAGACTTcgtcattgttttattttggtaaTGATAACCTGTGATATCATTCACAGTACAGGAGAGAAGTTGGGAGCTGACTCTGTTTTTCTGGGATCTATCTGGATTCAGTTGCCAAGCTCATTCCTGTGCTGATGACACAGttgcgtacacacacacaaaatgcagagCTGGTCTTgcaaatatttattcaaatgaGTAGTCCAACTGACTTCAGGAGGACTGCTTGCATGAGTAAAAACTACTTGCATGAGAGGCTCAATTCTTTTGTGTATCTTAAAGCTTAATTAGCTTAAAGGTACTAAGATGGGGAAAATTAGAACAACATTTTGCACTTACATGCCATTTAATgattgcaaaatattttgccaagAATATATTTAGTGTCATAGGCTCTCTTGTGATTTCAGATAGAGGTTTACCCACTTTGTGGTTGAGTAAATTAAAGAGTAGGGAGGTTaaaggccaaatttttcaaaagttgcCACCGATTATGGGTGACTCAATTGTTGCGTGCCCATCATGTGACCTTTAGGGCCTGATGTTTTTCAGAACAGCTGAGCAATCAGAGCTCCAAGTCCTTGGTAGCCACAGGTGccttgtgcctttgaaaaccaAGCTCAAATGGTGCATCCATCAACTGAGTCACCCACAATCCGTGACCAGTTTTGAAAAATTAGATGTACATAACTAGCTCAAGGCTTCAAGTAACAATTTTATAAATAGATCTTTACAATTTAAGAGGTCCCCGCCTGCAAATCACCTGTGCTTACTGctttgaaatatttaaacataGAATTCAACTGCGGAACTGGCTAGTTCAGGGATTGATAATAGGTTGCCAATTCAAATCCAACCTAAATCCTTAGTAATCTAAAGCTGGTACCCTTTGAGCGTTATTTCATATCTTTTGTGAATTGAATATGGTGATCTGCAGTACCCTTCCAAATGGCATTCATTATTACCCTGCTTGCCAGTCTCAGCAGGCAGGACAAACAGTCTTGAATGAGCTGTGGAGAGTGACCTATCTTCTCCACCCTGACAGATGGTCTATTTAGGTCTTGGTTAAAGCAATATTGGTGGGGATGGTGGATGCATTGCTATTCTGCACATAAATAGGACAGTTTTGACTGTATTGAGCGCtcatcaaaaactgaaaaaaccaAAGCATAAAATACAACCCAAAGTGCTTGACTTAAAGTAGAATGTTTCTCACCTTGCTTGGTTAAGTAGAGGTTCACTGCCAGCTGAGACAGGAGCTGGAAGTCGAAGGTAAACTCCTGGTCTGCGGTCAGAGAAACTTCTCTTTATGAAAGGCTGAGGGTTGGCAGCACTCATAGCCATCCTCCTCTGCTGATCCCCACACTGCCTGAGCAGCACACTGCTTTTCTGGACAAAAGCTGAAACTTCAGGCTGGCCTGCGACCTCTGTAGTGCAGTTGCTAGGTGGTGATGGAGGCTTGGCTTCAAATAAAGAAGGAGTTGCTGGGCAAAATATTGAACGTGCATTACTAGCAATCTTTGATGGAGGAAGCTGTTGCTCATCACCAGAATCCAAACTGTTTTGTCGTCCTTTGTGGGACCGCAATGGAGAGGCTGGTGGAGAAGGGGTAGTGCAGAATGGAGGTGGACTTGCCTCTCTGCGCTGAGCAGGTGGGCTTGACAACTTTCGCTGAGCTGGTGGGCTTTGTTTGCGCCCCACTGGAGGGCTAGGCAGTTTTCGTTGGTTTGGTGAAGAAGGCAGCTTCTTTTGCATTGGAGGGCTTGATACTCTGGGGTTAGCTGTGGGACTAGGTTGCCTGTGAGAAGGAGGAAAGCTTGGTTTTACGTGGTTAAAAGTCTGCACGATGTGTCTGGGATATGCAGGTGGACTTGAGAGTCGTTTCTCGGTGGGTGGAGAAGAAGGGGGTGTTCTTGTTGGGGAGATTCTTCTGACAAAAGCTAGACTTTTCTCATTTCTCCCGAGTGAATCAGGATAAATTTGATTTTGGTTTTGCACTGATGCTAAATTTGTGCCAGGCTCTTTACTTTCTGAGCAGTTTCTGTTCTGTGTTGAAACTCCACTGGGATTTTGAAGAGGTATTATTTTATGCGATTGCTTATACAGATCTGCAGCCTCTTTCATTTCATGGTCCCTTTGGGATGCTAATTTACCCTCTTGGCTGTGGATGAACATGTTGGTAGGATTTAGCTCCAATGAATATTTTCTAAATTTGGGGGAGTCCACCCCAGTGTTTCTTAGTACTTTACTGGCAGTCATGTTGGGGCTGTTGATATTTTTACTTGGTAATAAGTCAATGGAATGTAGAGAGGCTTTTATCTTTGGAGAAATGTGCATTCTCTTTGTAGCATGAAGCTCTGTTTTAGCAGGCTTTTTGGCAACCTCTGAAGAGTTCCCTTCCATTATTGTACTTTCTTCAGACTCAGAGAAGTCAAAAGAACTGTCCATTAACATttcaggaggtggtggtggtaggttcTCCAAGTCTTCATCCGTTTCTTCATTTGTGTCAGTTCTGCTTAATTCTGCAACAGGTGGAAAGACAGTTGGAAAGTTACAGTGGGATGCACTTGTGTTTGGAAGGGTTATGTCTCCTACTGGTGAAACACGAGGCTTGTGAATTAAAGGTGCCAGTACTCTCTGAAGGGGAATGGTGGGAGGAATCACTGGAAGTCCAAACTTTCTGATGCATTTTATTGGTCCTAAAGTTCTTAAATGTGTAGGTTTCACAAGGCCTTCGGAAGGACTAAAAGTTTCAATAAGTGTCTTGACAGATTTCCGAGGGGCACAGCCACCACTATTCAATTTCTCTATCCCAGGTGGCTCATTTTCTTTCCTGTACGATAAATCCTGTGTGGATACAGAGGCTTTTATAGGCTTCCGTCCCCTTCTCTCATCTGGATGACTGACAGTGTTTTGCTCGGACTTACGTAAAGGGACCTTATCCTGATTAGGCAATATGCTGAAATTTTTAGAGAGGGATGCCTTCAGTTTGTTGGTAGACAATCTGGGTGTAGCATGTTCAGTGCCCTGCAAGTAAGCTGCTGCTCTTGGCTTCAGGATCTCCTGCTTGCCATCTGTTTCTTTGTTCCCATTAAGCTTATAAAATGTTTCTAATCTTTTGTTGAGATCTTTTTGGGTCCTTTGAAGTTCTAAAAGGGTTGGGTCTTCTGCACGGCTCCTGAGGGATTCCTCTGACCTGGACCTTCTTTGTTTAACTGAGGTTTTCCGGCTACCACTTGCTGTACTGGGTCTTGCTGTTAGGGCTGCTTTTCCACCTTCATCTTCTGTCCACTCCTTTCGTCCACATTTAGCTGGGACAAACTTGATTTTTTCACTGATTGCATCTTTCATCTTAAGTATCATCTCTTCAGTCTCTGGATTTTCTATCCTTTTGACGGATGGCCTCCTTGTTTTATCTGTTACTGCAGGTGAAGACATTGGCCTTCTAGGCAGGGTATCCTTCCCCATTTCTGATAGACTTATATTATCACTGTCATCCTCCTCTGGTGTACTCTCTTCCTGTTCATTTGCAGAAGGAGAATCTATTGATTCACAGTCTTTGAAATTTTCACCTTCCTGGGTAGCATCAGACTGGAGGGAattaaaaggaggacttttggtcACATTTGAACATTGGAGCCTGGTAGAAACACTTTCTGGTGTTGCCCCCAGGGAAGAAGTTGCTTCTTTGCTGTGTACAGATGGGTAAAATATATCCTTAAAATGCCTTTCAAGTGCACAGTCATGGGATCTAGTTGTAACAGACAACAATGTGCCATTACACAGATGTTCTCCTGGTATTCTAGTGTGTTTCTGAGATGGATGATCATGTGCACAAGAATCGCAGCTTGTTTGCCTTCCAAGTTTATCAAGGGAATTGAACTCTTTGATAGATTCATTGTCTGCACCAATGCCACTGTCTTCTGAATACAGAGTCCTATCATCATCATGGGCCTGAGGGGAGACCACGGCAGAGGCTTCAAGCAATTTTATTGCCTTTAGCAGGCGTTCATCAAAGCCTTGTTTTGCTTTCAGTTTTTCTTCCAAGTTGCTGGCCGCAGACTGTAAGTAGCTCCATGTCTCCTGCAGGGCACTGGAGGTAAGGGAAGCCACTGTTCCATTTAGCAGCTGCATTTTGTTGACTGTATACTGCAGTAACTGCTGCAACAGGTCTGGCTGCTCTTTTGGATCCCCTTTTCCAGCTGGCCAGGCCAGGTTTCCTCCCACCTCTTTGAGGAGCTCTTCCCCATCATTGGCAATTTCTTCCAAGAGCTGGTTGATTTTATCAAAGTGGAACACTAGAAAGCTCACCAGCTGCTGTAAAAGCAGCTGAGTTTCGGTAGCCTGATTGGCCATACATAGGATAGCTTCATATTTGGAGAGGTTGGGATTTAGGTAGGCATAAGCATTTTGATGAGCCTTAACAAGCTGATCTGGGAAATCTACCTTTTTCTCAGGCTTGCATATAGGTGGAGTGGATTTTTCTTTGGGTTTGCAAAGATGACCCTGTTTCACTGGTTTATGGCTTTTttgcttcctccttttctttggggTTTGCTTTGCATTGCTTTCATTCTTGTCATCCCAAGTGAAAGCTGTTGCCTCTGATTTGCAGGAGCTTTGCTTTTTGATCTGTATGTCTTCTGCTATATGTTTTTGAGACTCAATCAGTTCAGACATGGCTATTTCAGCCTCTGTGGCTGTCCTCTcaattttcttctcttcctcataAATCTTGCAAAGAGAGAGATCCTCAGATGATAAATGGAAGTTAACATTTTTGATCAGCTCTGAtgttttctcctccttttccagCTGGTGATCTTTCCCCGGAGACCCTCTCTGAGGGAACTTGTCAATATCATAACAAGTGGAGCCTTTGACCAGCAATGGAATTGAGAATGCTTGGTCTCCAGGATCAACAGGCAGGATACTTTTGGGTTTATTCAAAGGATTAGTTCCGGTTTTTGCAACATGGTTAGCAATCTCACTGTGGGAAGGTGTACAGCCCATCCTGTGTCTCTGTCTGGATTTATTTTCTGTTAAAGATATCCAGATGATCAGGTAAAGAATAGAAGACAATAAAACTTACTGTTTCATCCTGTACTGGAACATGTCATTTTTCTCCCAAGGTTTCATCAAGAATTCTCCCAGTTTTGTAGATAGCCTGGTTAATTACAATGAACTTTTCCTACTTCCCAGGATCCTGTCTTAAAAGACCTACACACTGTCCCGTtgtattttgtttcctttaaagCGTTCTTCTATTGGAAACAAACCATGTGAAAGCTGTGTTGGGTTAGTGCTAGTGGATTAAGGGGACGTGCGTACCTTGTTTCTGTCTTGACAGATGTCATGTATAAATAAGATTTTAAGCTCATTAGGTTAATCCGGCATCAGCACACATGCTGCATTTGTAAcggaagactttttaaaaatactgtattgGTAGGCAAATTTGTATTGACGTACTGCAATAGATAGAGTGGAGGGAAAGAAGCTTTCTCCCCTCTCAAAtgttcaccccccaccccccaaaccctctACAACTGGAACTTTGAAATCCAAAGGAAGAGACTGTTTCAGATAATTTCTAGAAGAAACACACTTTAACGGGGGAAAATGCCAATGCACAGACCTTTGCCAGGAGGAAGGGTGACTTTGACAGAATACAGAAGAGCTGGGAGGCACAAGACATAGAATCAAAGAGGTTAGAGTTGAGATGCCTATTAGGTTATCTCATCCAGAAATTCTCAACATTCTTCTACCTGCAAGCCCCAAGACATATGTTCAGAAGTATAATTTGTATGTTCTTACAGAATTGTACATGCCACAATACTCAGTATTCACAGTGATGACCCCACAAGCTAGCAGCATGGCTAacttcaagcattcaaaaattatgagtcaggccCAAACAATCAGGAGGTtggcttaaaaattatgagatCTTGAAAAATTAAGAAATGTGGGGACCTTTTAATTTACCTTCCAGTGTCTGAGTGTTTAGGGAtcaaattttcaaa
The genomic region above belongs to Caretta caretta isolate rCarCar2 chromosome 3, rCarCar1.hap1, whole genome shotgun sequence and contains:
- the PCARE gene encoding photoreceptor cilium actin regulator encodes the protein MGCTPSHSEIANHVAKTGTNPLNKPKSILPVDPGDQAFSIPLLVKGSTCYDIDKFPQRGSPGKDHQLEKEEKTSELIKNVNFHLSSEDLSLCKIYEEEKKIERTATEAEIAMSELIESQKHIAEDIQIKKQSSCKSEATAFTWDDKNESNAKQTPKKRRKQKSHKPVKQGHLCKPKEKSTPPICKPEKKVDFPDQLVKAHQNAYAYLNPNLSKYEAILCMANQATETQLLLQQLVSFLVFHFDKINQLLEEIANDGEELLKEVGGNLAWPAGKGDPKEQPDLLQQLLQYTVNKMQLLNGTVASLTSSALQETWSYLQSAASNLEEKLKAKQGFDERLLKAIKLLEASAVVSPQAHDDDRTLYSEDSGIGADNESIKEFNSLDKLGRQTSCDSCAHDHPSQKHTRIPGEHLCNGTLLSVTTRSHDCALERHFKDIFYPSVHSKEATSSLGATPESVSTRLQCSNVTKSPPFNSLQSDATQEGENFKDCESIDSPSANEQEESTPEEDDSDNISLSEMGKDTLPRRPMSSPAVTDKTRRPSVKRIENPETEEMILKMKDAISEKIKFVPAKCGRKEWTEDEGGKAALTARPSTASGSRKTSVKQRRSRSEESLRSRAEDPTLLELQRTQKDLNKRLETFYKLNGNKETDGKQEILKPRAAAYLQGTEHATPRLSTNKLKASLSKNFSILPNQDKVPLRKSEQNTVSHPDERRGRKPIKASVSTQDLSYRKENEPPGIEKLNSGGCAPRKSVKTLIETFSPSEGLVKPTHLRTLGPIKCIRKFGLPVIPPTIPLQRVLAPLIHKPRVSPVGDITLPNTSASHCNFPTVFPPVAELSRTDTNEETDEDLENLPPPPPEMLMDSSFDFSESEESTIMEGNSSEVAKKPAKTELHATKRMHISPKIKASLHSIDLLPSKNINSPNMTASKVLRNTGVDSPKFRKYSLELNPTNMFIHSQEGKLASQRDHEMKEAADLYKQSHKIIPLQNPSGVSTQNRNCSESKEPGTNLASVQNQNQIYPDSLGRNEKSLAFVRRISPTRTPPSSPPTEKRLSSPPAYPRHIVQTFNHVKPSFPPSHRQPSPTANPRVSSPPMQKKLPSSPNQRKLPSPPVGRKQSPPAQRKLSSPPAQRREASPPPFCTTPSPPASPLRSHKGRQNSLDSGDEQQLPPSKIASNARSIFCPATPSLFEAKPPSPPSNCTTEVAGQPEVSAFVQKSSVLLRQCGDQQRRMAMSAANPQPFIKRSFSDRRPGVYLRLPAPVSAGSEPLLNQASCSMEESPRKESDSWNSTCFSEFKGSSRSASHPELYIVGQGLHSE